CAACCAAGTCCTCGAGGCCATTAGAAATGAGTTATAAAAGCAAAACTTAAGTAATCATATTGCCCAATGTTTCTCTTCAATATACCAGACAAATGACATATAGGAATTCATTAAAGTGTAAGGTATCAACTTACTAATATTCTTTATGAAAGCCAATGTCTACAGAATATACAGGTTCCACAGAATCAGCTCTCATCATcgataataaaagtttaataacACTAAGTCACAACCTTCAAGTTTCTCAACATTTACAATAACAGAGAATGGTATGCCTTAAGACATtggtaagaaaagaaaagaaaaatgtcttCACTAATAACGTGTGAATACTATCATGTGGGAGTTAGAGCAGAATCTACAGAACAGAGACTGGACCATCCATGCATATGAATATGATAAATGTGATTGAAATTGTACACGCTAGGTAAAATTTATATGTAGAATGGTCAcgtcataaaaagaaaattttgataaacataaaattagaaGGAAGGAATTGAAGAGTTAGAGAGTTAAATGctgaaaatttcaaataaacttTAGGAACGATAAACTAAAAATCTTTTGAATCTATACAAACAGTTTATAAAACAGTCCCTAACATTTCCATATTCAAACACATTTCAGACGAATCTTGACAAAAGGTCACATGTGTAAGCTAAGAATAATACATTCACTTTCTAAAGTTCTGAAATGTAGTGGAGTTAGACGTGTCATAACCCAGTTATAAGCCTCTACGTAAAGAActcaatgttttaaaaaatgtgatTATAGAAGAACAACGTACAATGATGAGGCATATCCACAACTTTAGCCGTGACACCATGAAAATCACTTCCTGAATACCTCTGCGTTACATTAAAATTCTAATCAATCGATGAGCTACCAACAAAAGTTGAATAAACTGAACAAGATCAAATCGATGACCTATCTTGAACACAAAAATACCAGATTGACTTCAATCATTGGAACCTCTGTACTTTTGCGATTAACCACAAGAAGCCATGGGATTAAAAACTTTTCCCTCCCAACTTGAAATGATCTgcagataaattttaaataagaaaaactatAACCATATTTTCCCAAGAAGTAATGCAATTAAAGAGACAAGGTCAACCAGTAAGAAACTGAAATGCAATCACCACATATATGGAACAGTAAATATATAGCACAGAATTTCATTTAATTGCATTCGGAATATGATacattattcatttaatttccTGTAACAAGCATTCCAAGTTCACTTTTCTCACCCatgcactacaagaaaaatagaaaatcagATCTCCCGCCAGCATATTGCTCGTTTTAAATGTGGTTAAAATTTCATAGCCCTACcttctaattttcattttaccaATATTCCAGCATAATTATCCCTGAATAGAGAAACGAATCAGTCACGCACCATTCCCTCTGCACAGAATAACTATCATTCTAAAATCCTCATTTCACAAAGAGAGTCGCAGTACAAACAGCAAATCCTTCGGGTTACTTCTTACCAAGTTCAAGTTTACATAGAAGCATTTTTTTCCTTATAATTTAGGTAAATTCAAACGCTCAACTAAAAACCAGATAAATTCAAAAGGCACACATTAAAAGAAGAGAATTTAAATTTCTCACAATTTATAAGCATCAGCACCAGTGAAACCCGTGGGTTTGGGTATTGGCATCAACACCTACAAAACCAGCTCCCGGAAAGAAAAAATAGcgaattataataattaattaattaattaattaaattaagaaaaccCTAATGCAATGAACTCGATACCTCGCGATTAACAGCGAAGATGGGGCAGTGGCGACCAATGAGGTCGTGCCACACGGTTCGCGACTGCAATCACAGTAGAGGAAAACGAGTGAGAGATGAAAGAGCGCCGCGCGAAAGGAAGAGAAAATCACACAGAGTTAAAAGGTAAATGGGAACGAACGGAATGGTATTGACCCATGCGGCTCATGGGAACGATGTCGCCGGGTCTGTAAGCGACAGCAATCGGAAGAAACGACGGCATCAGAAGCAAAAACGACAGTGGTAGAAGCAGTTTCACGGTAGCTGCAGCCATGGCTGCCAACTGTAACAACAATTCAGCGTTTCAGGTCTCTGACTCCGATTCACGCTGTCGTATTAGCATCATTACGCCCTCCGTTTTGGAGGTCGAAGCACCGTGTTGCCATTTCTACGTATTGGACCGAGCCATGCTCCTGTGGACTCCGTACGGCCCAATTGCCAAAAAGGTCTcgatttagaaaacaaaaaaaaaacttctcttTCCTTTTGAACCTCTCGTTTTTTTTACGTGGACTCGTAATCCATATAGAACATTTGATGTACCCAAACCGTACcgaagtaaaatttgaaatgagTGATtgatatgaattattatttgttttttttaagccTTGTGAATGAAAGAGTATGTATGCAATAATTGCATTGCAGAGAGGGTGCAGTGTTTGGTGTTACTCTCTGTACAGGTTTCTACTCCATTCTCTATTCTGCAGGTAGCCATGTCGCTGCTGTTGCAAGCAACAGAGGCAAAAGCCAATGTTCTTTGTGACATGACATCCATCGACAACTACAATAGATGCCATTGTCATTATTGGATCCATTATTGTCACTactgagaaaaaataataatattttaattaatttcttattatttttaacctattattttcattacttttaGATTATCGTatcatatcattaaaaaaaataaaaataaattatttaaaggtgATCagaataatagattaaaaatagataaaaaaaagtaaattaaaatataattatctaattaaaaaagcTAAGTCCAATTATAATCAaacaaatgaatgaataaaaataagagataaatatgttttagtcgATTATCGGAATTCGTTgtctttttaataaaagtgttacatttttttcatatatcattaatatttaacattaatatattaatatttaagttgtttacaaatttttatataatctatctcaaattaatctaaaatattatttaacaagCTCTAAAACAATGTTGCAGTTAGGTCAAacgaattatatttatttaattttataatttaaaaattaatgttgtTCTAGCCAAAAGGAGAAAAGtatgataagttttaaatatatgatccGTCTTTTTTCTAATTCTTTCATCCTCTCTTATGTTCGTCTCACTGAAACATTGAATCTTCTCgtcttcattattttcaaacGTCCAAATTAATCTTCTCATTATACCTTGATTGTTTGGTCTTTATTATCGAACCCTCTATCTTCCAAACATTATTATCCTAATAACCATAATTGAAAtgggtatttttttttctactattaTAATTAACATTTTCCTACCATTGTAATCGTCATTTTCCTTATCATTATAATCGGTATTTTCTCTACCATTGTAATCAACATTATTGGCTCAATTGACATCAGACATGATTGAGCCTACCAACATACAATCCCCTTATCCTTAGCCTAAAAGGATCTATggctaaattttttttatcttagatACTTATTATGTTTTATCTAACCTTTATCATATCGGTATTTAGAAGATTAGTCCAATCAATATTGGACCGATTGGACCTAACATCACACAGCCCTCTTAGTGTTAATCTAAaggaatataagaaaatatcttTTTGAGAAATAATTACACTTGACCTGTTCTTCATAACTAAAGTATATGAAATAATTACAATGTCATTGTCTTGTAAAAAGTCACgtccaaaataaaaattatattttttttctcacgcATGTCTTGTCAATTGACATGCCTTTTGCCTCACATGCCATGTGTCCTTAGCATAAGTCAAAATTTATCTAAGTAATCAAAGGAAAATGCTTTGTTTTTCATTAGAAAAACACTTTAGTTTCCCAATGAAACTTCATTTATTACTTCAAAACCCGAAGCTTCATAACTACAAATACTTCAtttgaaaataacttttcaTTACCCCACTGAagctttatttattatttcaaaaattgaagCTTCATTTACTAACTCAACAACCTCTGACTCGTTTCTTTTACTTCTTCGTCAGAACATATGCGCATTATGCTTAGCTCTTCATCTCCTTCCTTTGCATTACACTTTCCAGGTACTCAAAGcttatgttttttcaatttattcccttccacttcattttcttttatgtgtAATTTCTGTGAAACATGGACTACTTTACTCTCTACCCTTAGGCCACATTAGATATCCTTAGGGAAACCACGAGATACACCTCCTCTTATTGTATTAGGATATTTTGTCACACCTAGGATCTAAGTAAATTCGGTCATGAAAACCAGGTAATCATCAATCTGTGTAAACTAGAAGAACATGTATGTAAAAATCAGGAAAATGAGGAACATATTTGCTACATATATGAAATGGTAATCTCGAGATTCAATTTACATTTTCCCCTTAGCACactagagagagaaagagagagagagagagagagattttgTCTGTGATGAACGTTGCGCCTATCTAGTTACACCCAAACAATTGAGCCTTCATTAGAGCTTTCCAAATCTTGTGTAGACACTTTAGTATTAGTCCTTCAggaaatgttttcttttacttttttgaaTTTAGGAACTATCGTCTAGAGCATTTGTGCAAAGGGTTAACAGTCGAAGCATTTTGTTGTTGTATCAATCCTTGTACAAAAAATTTCaaggaaaatttttaaaaaaaattgatctccTTCGAAAAGCCCTAACATCTTGGAGGGTTTTCTCCTCTATTTGACAAACACTCCCCACAATCATCTTGCTCGTCAAAAAGAGGATTTGGATTATGCAAAACTTACCTAATGTGAATTGTTGATCTGCCTTGAGACTACCTTCAATACCTGAAACCTTCTTAAGTTTGAATTTCTCCCATTAGATATTAAAGCCTATATATCATTACTCTTCCATTTTCCCCTCACGTTTACTCCCACAATACATGTGTATCATATAAGATGTTTTGATATTATGTTGTTTAAACAGAGAACACCATGGCCTTGTCACTCCAGGAGATAAGTCATTGTCTGAAAAGCTTGGAGAatcaagaaaaaggaaaaggaaaaactaGTACCCAAGCTTCTACTATTAACCTTGTTGACTTAGAGCAAACAAAAAGCCACTTCTTGAAAAAAAGTTTTTGCCACTCTGATCATGCCGACACAGGAAAAAAGGTTATCCAACCCACTAGGATTGAGCAATCTATTTCCCATGTGTCGATCATTGGGTCcacaataaaatacaaaatcatgATGAGTGACATGGTTGCTCTCAATAAAACTAGTAATGTTTTCGACAACTTGGAGGTTTGGTAAAAATTGTCAAGGCATATTCTGAAGAGTAGTCCAAAATATTGGCTCATAATTTCCAGAGTTTGGAAgattcaaaaaatattgttatcgATTTGAAGAAAAAACTACAAAGTCACCAACGACTTGGAGGTAGCTAAGGACACAATTGTCCAAGGTTTTAGAGATGGTTTTGATGTTGCAACCGAACAAGTCAAAGTGTTATATCCTGATTTAGACTTATCAATTATAGATCCTTCCAAAATGGTGGTTAAAGGTCATATTGTAGCCGACTGATTGACGATGCTCAAACCTTATATTTTGATTGTTTATTtacattttctaatattttcatttcttgtCCCTTGAGACTCAtgcttctttccttcatttttCGAAACATTTGTCTTTTGACAGATTGTGATGTGGATATCCCTCTCAATATTATGCTTGAATTATCAAATAAGATGTATAATTTAAAAGCTAAAACAAATCGCAAATCATTCTGCAAGTGACTTAGCTTTCTTGCAGCTTTCGGGTAGCGTGATCGTAACATTGGTGCTTCCATgagatatataatttaaatgttttaacaaCTCATTGATGATTCTATATACGGCTTAGCTTTCTTACAACTTTACGGTGGTGTGATCGTACATTGGTACTTCCATgagatatataatttaaaggTTTAAACAACTCATTAATCATTCTATAAGCGACTTAGATTTCTTGCCTCTGGGTAGCATAATTGTACCATTGGTGCTTCCATgagatatataatttaaaagtttaaataactCATTGATCATTCTATAAGCAACTTAGCTTTCTTGCATCTTTCGGATGGCATGATCGTAAATGGTGTTTCTTAGATTTACACTTATTGCCAACCAACAAAGTCACAAGAAAGTAGTTGTTGTATTTAGAAAAGGGTAAGTTCATAGCTTACTGATTGCCCCATTTACAGGAGATGGGTTCATAAGAGATTACTTGCTCCTTTAGAAAATTAGTTCATAGGAGACTGGATGTTGCTTTCAAAAGATCGGTTCATATGAGAATAAATGTTTCATTTAGCTCGACCTTCGGTCCTAGCCGACTCGGTTTGACATTCGGCCCTAACCGAATTAGCACAACCTTCGGCCTTTGACCACCGACTTGACCTTTCGCACGGGTCAACTCGACTCGAACATCGACACAGACTGAATCAACTCGACCTTTGGCCCAGCATGGACCGACCTTCAACCTTGGTATCCTTGGCTTGACCACTGGCTCAAGCTGATTCGGCTTCACCACCTACCCAGGCCGACTTAACTCGACTCAACCTTCTTTTGGGTCGACATAACTCGACATTCGACCCaactcgactcgactcgaccTTTGGATTGAGTTGACTCAACTCAACCTTCGGTTTAGGATGACTCAACTCGACCTTTGACCCATGCCTACTCAACACGATTACGACTCGTGCCGACTTGACTCAACTTCGGGGATTGTCGACTCGGCTTCACCTTTGGCTCGGGCCGACTTGGCTCGACCTTTGCCTTGGGCCAACTCG
This region of Vigna unguiculata cultivar IT97K-499-35 chromosome 5, ASM411807v1, whole genome shotgun sequence genomic DNA includes:
- the LOC114183083 gene encoding uncharacterized protein LOC114183083, yielding MAAATVKLLLPLSFLLLMPSFLPIAVAYRPGDIVPMSRMGQYHSSRTVWHDLIGRHCPIFAVNREVLMPIPKPTGFTGADAYKLSFQVGREKFLIPWLLVVNRKSTEVPMIEVNLRYSGSDFHGVTAKVVDMPHHYIEIHPEIRRQFWDPEHWPKHILVRYTWKEHSEIDVTSGFFVLFGSGLMLSFILSIYVLQSSRDKFERFVRETVVESNLAGEVVAKVE
- the LOC114186222 gene encoding uncharacterized protein LOC114186222, with the translated sequence MRIMLSSSSPSFALHFPENTMALSLQEISHCLKSLENQEKGKGKTSTQASTINLVDLEQTKSHFLKKSFCHSDHADTGKKVIQPTRIEQSISHVSIIGSTIKYKIMMSDMVALNKTSNVFDNLEVW